The Thermococcus sp. genome contains a region encoding:
- a CDS encoding NAD(P)/FAD-dependent oxidoreductase — MKYDVVVVGAGIAGPIIARNVARKGYSVILIDKKWAIGTPKQCAEGISVKVFEKYGIPYDRRFINREVYGAKLYSPSGYELEMRYKDVSGVILERKVFDKMLAYYAAKAGADVLARTEAVDVIRRDGRVAGIKAKHEDEPVEIYADVIVAADGVESTIARKAGINTYAPPHEFDSSYEYEMLIEGYDPDLIHLWFGNEVAPRGYVWVFPKDEDRANVGIGINSDNPQTAKYYLDKWLGENRIPAKKILEVNVGVVPVGGFVKELVKDNVLVVGDAARQVNPMHGGGMGEAMEAGTIASEWIIQALEEENITLLQNYAREWWEKEGGRLEKILKVRKITEKLTDEDLDLFIQLLSGADAEKIAGGNYFEVIKALLKNPKVLMSPRRMKLLRQLL, encoded by the coding sequence ATGAAATATGACGTAGTCGTAGTCGGTGCCGGAATCGCCGGCCCGATAATTGCGAGGAACGTTGCCAGAAAAGGATACTCCGTTATTCTAATAGATAAAAAGTGGGCGATCGGTACGCCGAAGCAGTGCGCCGAGGGAATCAGCGTAAAGGTATTCGAGAAGTACGGGATACCCTACGACAGGCGCTTCATCAACCGCGAGGTGTACGGTGCCAAGCTTTATTCCCCAAGCGGCTACGAACTTGAGATGAGGTACAAGGACGTCAGCGGTGTCATCCTGGAGAGGAAGGTCTTCGATAAGATGCTGGCCTACTACGCGGCGAAGGCCGGGGCCGATGTCCTCGCCAGAACTGAGGCGGTGGACGTCATTAGGAGAGACGGTAGGGTCGCTGGAATTAAGGCCAAGCACGAAGATGAGCCGGTAGAAATCTACGCAGACGTTATCGTCGCGGCAGATGGTGTGGAAAGCACAATAGCGAGGAAGGCCGGCATAAACACCTACGCTCCGCCACACGAGTTCGATTCGAGCTATGAGTACGAGATGCTCATCGAAGGCTACGACCCGGATCTGATACACCTATGGTTCGGCAACGAGGTTGCCCCTAGGGGTTACGTCTGGGTCTTCCCGAAGGACGAGGACAGGGCCAACGTCGGCATAGGGATCAACTCGGACAACCCGCAGACGGCCAAGTACTACCTCGACAAGTGGCTGGGGGAGAACAGGATTCCGGCTAAGAAGATCCTCGAGGTGAACGTTGGAGTCGTCCCCGTCGGCGGTTTCGTCAAGGAGCTCGTCAAGGATAACGTTCTCGTCGTTGGAGACGCGGCGAGGCAGGTAAATCCAATGCACGGTGGTGGAATGGGTGAGGCCATGGAGGCCGGAACCATCGCGAGCGAGTGGATAATCCAGGCCCTTGAGGAAGAGAACATCACCCTCCTTCAGAACTACGCCAGAGAGTGGTGGGAGAAGGAAGGGGGGAGACTTGAGAAGATCCTCAAGGTCAGGAAGATTACAGAGAAGCTCACGGATGAGGATCTGGACCTCTTCATCCAGCTCCTCAGCGGTGCCGACGCCGAGAAGATAGCCGGCGGCAATTACTTTGAGGTCATCAAAGCGCTCCTGAAGAACCCGAAGGTTCTCATGAGTCCAAGGAGGATGAAGCTCCTCAGACAGCTCCTGTGA
- the proS gene encoding proline--tRNA ligase, whose protein sequence is MAGKVKRKKWSENFSEWYNELVEMAEIQDKRYPVKGMNIWLPYGLKIMRNIERFIHSEMERTGHEEVLFPALIPETEFQKEAEHIAGFEGEVFWVTHAGHDPLDVRLILRPTSETAMYSMFSLWIRSHADLPFKVYQIVNVYRYETKHTRPLIRVREISRFFEAHTAHDSYEDAERQIKEDLEIFDNLARFLAIPYIVSNRPDWDKFPGAYYSLGAEVMMPDGRTLQIGTMHNYRQNFAKAYNIQYETESGDHEYVHQTTFGMSERLLAAVMAIHGDDSGLVLPPTIAPIQVVVVPIPKKDAEADVFAYAREIAEELRNAGIRVHVDERDIRPGRKYYDWELKGVPLRIEVGPRDVEGKKAVLARRDTLTKEVIDRTELVDAVRRTFDEIMENLYSRAKALLESHIKRVDTIEEAKEVFEDRRGIVEIAWCGEESCGLEMEEILDAKMLGTPYPDEEARAPEGKKCPVCGREAKFIARFARTY, encoded by the coding sequence ATGGCGGGTAAAGTTAAGAGGAAAAAGTGGAGCGAGAATTTCAGCGAGTGGTACAACGAGCTTGTGGAGATGGCTGAAATTCAGGACAAGAGATATCCGGTCAAGGGAATGAACATCTGGCTCCCGTACGGGCTGAAAATCATGAGGAACATTGAGAGGTTCATCCACTCCGAGATGGAGAGGACCGGACACGAGGAGGTTCTCTTCCCGGCGCTCATCCCCGAGACAGAGTTCCAGAAGGAGGCCGAACACATAGCCGGCTTCGAGGGAGAAGTTTTTTGGGTCACCCACGCCGGTCACGATCCCCTCGACGTCAGGCTCATCCTCCGTCCTACGAGCGAGACGGCGATGTACTCAATGTTCTCGCTTTGGATAAGGTCGCACGCCGACCTGCCCTTCAAAGTCTATCAGATAGTTAACGTTTACCGCTACGAGACCAAGCACACGAGGCCCCTTATCAGGGTCAGGGAAATCAGCAGGTTCTTCGAGGCCCACACAGCCCATGACAGCTACGAGGACGCCGAGAGGCAGATAAAGGAGGATCTTGAGATATTTGACAACCTCGCGAGGTTCCTCGCGATTCCCTACATCGTCTCCAATCGCCCCGACTGGGACAAGTTCCCCGGTGCCTACTACTCCCTTGGAGCCGAGGTCATGATGCCCGACGGCAGGACGCTCCAGATAGGCACCATGCACAACTACCGCCAGAACTTCGCAAAGGCCTACAACATCCAGTACGAGACGGAGAGCGGCGACCACGAGTACGTCCACCAGACCACCTTCGGAATGAGCGAGAGGCTTTTGGCGGCGGTCATGGCCATACACGGCGACGACAGTGGTCTTGTCCTTCCCCCTACCATCGCCCCGATACAGGTCGTGGTCGTCCCGATACCGAAGAAAGACGCCGAGGCCGACGTCTTTGCCTACGCGAGGGAGATAGCGGAAGAGCTCAGGAACGCCGGGATACGCGTCCATGTGGACGAGCGCGATATAAGACCCGGAAGGAAGTACTACGACTGGGAGCTGAAGGGAGTTCCCCTCAGGATAGAGGTAGGCCCGAGAGACGTTGAGGGAAAGAAGGCTGTCCTCGCGAGGCGCGATACGCTCACCAAGGAGGTCATTGATAGGACTGAACTCGTCGATGCCGTCAGGAGGACCTTCGACGAGATCATGGAGAACCTTTACAGCCGTGCGAAGGCGTTACTTGAGAGCCACATCAAGCGCGTTGACACCATCGAGGAAGCGAAGGAAGTTTTCGAGGACAGGCGCGGTATAGTGGAAATCGCGTGGTGCGGTGAGGAGAGCTGCGGGCTTGAGATGGAGGAAATACTGGACGCCAAGATGCTCGGAACCCCGTATCCGGACGAAGAGGCCAGAGCCCCGGAAGGGAAGAAGTGCCCGGTCTGCGGCAGGGAGGCCAAGTTCATAGCGAGGTTCGCGAGAACCTACTAA
- a CDS encoding thioredoxin family protein, producing the protein MGLIGDGDKKVIKEEFFSKMANPVKLIVFIGKEHCQYCDQLKQLVSELSELSDKLDYEIVDFDTDEGKELAAKYRIDRAPATTVTQDGRDMGVRFFGLPAGHEFSAFLEDIVDVSNTNTDLMPESKDDLSKIERDVRILVFVTPTCPYCPLAVRMAHKFAIENANAGKGRILGDMVEAIEYPEWADQYSVMAVPKIVIQVDGEDKIQFEGAYPEKMFMEKLLAALE; encoded by the coding sequence ATGGGATTGATCGGTGATGGGGACAAGAAGGTCATCAAAGAGGAGTTCTTCTCCAAAATGGCCAACCCCGTAAAACTCATCGTGTTCATTGGAAAAGAGCACTGCCAGTACTGCGACCAGCTCAAGCAACTGGTTAGCGAGCTCTCCGAACTGAGCGACAAGCTCGACTACGAGATCGTTGACTTTGATACCGACGAGGGAAAGGAGCTGGCCGCGAAGTACAGGATCGACCGCGCTCCCGCAACGACCGTAACACAGGACGGCAGGGACATGGGGGTCCGCTTCTTTGGCCTTCCTGCTGGACACGAATTCTCGGCCTTCCTTGAAGATATAGTGGACGTCAGCAACACCAACACAGATCTCATGCCGGAGAGCAAGGATGATCTTTCCAAAATAGAGAGGGACGTTAGGATACTGGTCTTTGTCACTCCGACCTGCCCGTACTGTCCGCTTGCCGTCAGGATGGCTCATAAGTTCGCCATCGAGAACGCCAATGCCGGCAAAGGCAGGATACTCGGTGACATGGTCGAGGCCATCGAGTACCCGGAGTGGGCTGACCAGTACAGCGTCATGGCCGTTCCGAAGATAGTTATCCAGGTGGACGGTGAGGATAAGATCCAATTTGAGGGTGCCTACCCCGAGAAGATGTTTATGGAGAAACTCCTGGCCGCCCTCGAGTGA
- a CDS encoding DUF362 domain-containing protein: protein MVEKIRIVVNTDRCYLCGGCAGVCPTLAIEVSSSSWNFYQDKCISCRICVNTCPVGALTAEPLEGEE from the coding sequence ATGGTAGAGAAGATTAGAATCGTGGTCAACACGGACAGATGCTACCTCTGCGGGGGCTGTGCCGGAGTTTGCCCAACGCTCGCAATAGAGGTGAGCTCCTCGAGCTGGAACTTCTACCAGGATAAATGCATCTCATGCAGGATATGCGTTAACACCTGTCCCGTTGGGGCGCTGACCGCCGAACCCCTGGAGGGAGAAGAATGA
- a CDS encoding sulfite exporter TauE/SafE family protein has translation MLKYLGYFAVGVFIGILAALFGLGGGFLIVPTLNFLGVEIHHAVGTSSAAVVFTSLSSAIAYSRQKRIHYKVGLLLASTAVIGAYIGAWMTSFISAGQLKVIFGAALVVVAIRIYRKKTAEPSEVKLEEVEVNYKLVPLGGFFAGIASGLLGVGGGIINVPFLTYLGLPIHYAVATSSFAIVFTATAGALKHYAMGNVETQWLILLVPGLIIGAQLGARIAKRTRASSLKRAFAVVMALLALRMILKGIGLPVP, from the coding sequence TTGCTAAAATACCTTGGATACTTTGCTGTCGGAGTTTTCATAGGCATCCTCGCGGCCCTCTTTGGCCTTGGAGGGGGATTCCTGATAGTCCCTACGCTCAACTTCCTCGGCGTTGAGATACACCACGCCGTCGGAACTTCCAGCGCGGCCGTCGTCTTTACCTCCCTCAGCTCAGCCATAGCATACTCAAGGCAGAAGAGAATACACTATAAGGTCGGCCTCCTCTTGGCTTCAACGGCCGTGATAGGAGCGTACATAGGTGCATGGATGACGAGCTTCATAAGCGCCGGTCAGCTCAAGGTCATCTTCGGTGCGGCCCTCGTTGTAGTGGCCATCAGGATATACCGGAAGAAGACAGCCGAGCCGAGCGAGGTTAAGCTTGAGGAAGTTGAGGTCAACTACAAGCTCGTTCCCCTCGGTGGCTTCTTCGCGGGAATCGCCAGCGGTCTCCTCGGCGTCGGCGGGGGGATAATCAATGTTCCTTTCCTGACGTACCTCGGCCTGCCGATACACTACGCGGTCGCTACCTCAAGCTTTGCGATAGTCTTCACAGCAACCGCCGGAGCGCTCAAGCACTACGCCATGGGCAACGTTGAAACTCAGTGGTTGATCCTCCTCGTTCCGGGCCTCATAATCGGCGCCCAGCTCGGTGCGAGGATAGCGAAGAGGACGAGGGCGTCTTCCCTGAAAAGAGCTTTCGCGGTCGTTATGGCCCTCCTTGCCCTGAGGATGATACTGAAGGGAATCGGCTTGCCAGTCCCCTGA
- a CDS encoding pyrolysin has product MRKVAVLILAAFVLLAPLAGTAGALQWNYKNFLKQSLAWYYMYRSDDQKFNGLYNLSVQANVSNKTLELAMDLYTNASREYNESMQYGIPTDYRDFGWMIFSIHIRKAYLYIEAAINMLRTALQERGINWTKTFGF; this is encoded by the coding sequence ATGAGAAAGGTCGCTGTGCTCATACTGGCGGCGTTTGTCCTTTTGGCTCCTCTTGCAGGAACCGCCGGAGCGCTCCAGTGGAACTACAAGAACTTCCTGAAACAGTCCCTCGCTTGGTACTACATGTACCGGAGCGATGACCAGAAATTCAACGGGCTCTACAATCTCAGTGTCCAGGCAAACGTCAGCAACAAGACCCTGGAGCTCGCTATGGACCTCTACACAAACGCTAGTAGGGAATACAACGAGTCCATGCAGTACGGCATACCCACGGACTACCGGGACTTCGGATGGATGATCTTTAGCATTCACATAAGAAAGGCATATCTGTACATTGAGGCTGCGATCAATATGCTCAGGACCGCCCTTCAGGAGAGGGGAATCAACTGGACTAAAACCTTCGGCTTTTGA
- a CDS encoding helix-turn-helix domain-containing protein codes for MTEPDIFYILGNKVRRDLLSHLTCTECYFSFLSSKVSVSSTAVAKHLKIMERQGILKSHEKEGPFIGPARKYYDIAISRTYVATVTPNVFWYHGLDLKDPNEGTFNIEVSLPETKDSDLTELVTQFLRLNRELNKVLQALGSVEHGRDVLMSRIKERYLREIGDMTQLAILHYLLIEGTATVDELSDRLNLKEREVVAKAEELGRFIPLRIKDGVIEIDSERLQSEGEGDGRED; via the coding sequence ATGACTGAACCGGATATATTTTACATCTTGGGGAACAAAGTGAGGCGCGATCTTCTCAGCCACCTCACCTGTACGGAGTGCTACTTCAGCTTCCTCAGCAGCAAGGTCAGCGTTTCTTCAACGGCTGTGGCCAAGCACCTTAAAATCATGGAACGACAAGGAATCCTGAAGTCTCACGAGAAGGAGGGACCATTTATCGGACCCGCGAGGAAGTACTACGACATTGCCATATCAAGAACCTACGTTGCCACGGTTACCCCGAACGTATTCTGGTACCACGGCTTGGACTTAAAAGACCCAAACGAGGGCACCTTCAACATCGAAGTGAGTCTGCCCGAAACCAAAGACTCCGACCTCACTGAGCTGGTGACCCAGTTCCTGCGCCTCAACAGGGAGCTCAACAAGGTTCTCCAGGCCCTGGGATCCGTGGAACATGGCCGTGATGTTCTTATGAGCCGGATAAAAGAACGTTATCTCCGCGAGATAGGTGACATGACCCAGCTGGCCATCCTCCATTATCTGCTCATCGAGGGCACCGCAACCGTTGATGAACTCAGTGACAGACTCAACTTAAAGGAGAGGGAGGTCGTGGCCAAAGCAGAGGAACTGGGCAGATTTATACCGTTAAGGATAAAAGATGGCGTTATCGAGATTGATTCAGAAAGGCTTCAGTCAGAGGGTGAAGGTGATGGTAGAGAAGATTAG
- a CDS encoding 2-hydroxyacid dehydrogenase, protein MRPKVAVLFKMKSKPVEELKKYADVESILYPSVDELKERIGEVDGVIISPLNRFPREVIERAERLKVISCHSAGYDHVDVEAATKRGIYVTKVAGVLSEAVAEFAVGLTIALLRKIAYSDSFIRAGKWDSHRTVWSGFRDIETVYGKKVGILGMGAIGKAIARRMKAMGTEILYWSRSQKPDIEKEVRARYMPLEDVLRESDIVILALPSTPETYHIINAERLELLEGKYLVNIGRGTLVDEKALVKAIEEGKLKGYATDVFENEPVQKHELFEHEWETVLTPHHAGLSREAMEDMGFQAVRNLLAVLRGEVLEALVNREVVEIRSPEDVKML, encoded by the coding sequence ATGAGGCCGAAGGTGGCCGTTCTCTTTAAGATGAAGAGCAAGCCCGTTGAGGAGCTCAAGAAGTACGCGGACGTTGAATCCATACTGTATCCAAGCGTCGATGAGCTCAAAGAAAGGATAGGAGAGGTTGATGGCGTCATAATCTCCCCTTTGAACAGGTTTCCGCGCGAAGTCATCGAGAGGGCTGAAAGGCTGAAGGTCATCAGCTGCCATTCCGCCGGCTACGACCACGTTGATGTTGAGGCAGCAACGAAGAGGGGAATCTACGTAACGAAGGTAGCCGGTGTTCTGAGCGAGGCAGTTGCCGAGTTCGCCGTCGGTCTGACCATAGCGCTCCTCAGGAAGATCGCCTACTCCGACAGCTTCATTCGTGCCGGGAAGTGGGACTCCCACAGAACCGTCTGGAGCGGGTTCAGGGACATAGAAACGGTCTACGGGAAGAAAGTTGGAATCCTCGGCATGGGTGCCATTGGAAAGGCCATAGCGAGAAGAATGAAGGCGATGGGCACGGAGATACTCTACTGGTCCCGCTCTCAGAAGCCCGATATTGAAAAGGAAGTCAGGGCCAGATATATGCCGCTCGAAGATGTTCTGCGGGAAAGCGATATCGTGATTCTGGCCCTGCCGTCCACACCGGAGACATATCACATCATAAACGCGGAGAGGCTGGAACTCCTCGAAGGCAAATACCTCGTCAACATCGGGCGCGGGACGCTGGTAGACGAGAAGGCCCTCGTGAAGGCCATTGAAGAAGGAAAGCTGAAGGGCTACGCAACGGACGTCTTTGAAAACGAGCCAGTTCAGAAGCACGAACTCTTTGAACATGAGTGGGAGACTGTTCTGACCCCCCACCACGCCGGCCTTTCGAGGGAGGCCATGGAGGACATGGGCTTCCAGGCGGTTAGAAATCTCCTCGCCGTTCTCAGGGGGGAGGTCCTGGAGGCGCTCGTGAACCGCGAGGTGGTTGAGATACGCTCCCCAGAGGACGTTAAGATGCTTTGA
- a CDS encoding M42 family metallopeptidase — translation MLVEELREITGIPGISGYEERIREKIAEWLEPYADYAVDTIGNLTVELGEGALKGIFMAHVDEIGLLITGVRPDGKLTFRKIGGIDDRLLYGRHLDVITEKGKLDGVIGVLPVHLNLERKFGTVTWDKLVIDIGAESKEEAEALGVKVLDYAVFKKHFAVLKDRYVSTRSLDDRFGVVALIEAIKDLVDHDLDGKWIFAFTVQEEIGLKGAKFLAEHYTPKYAFAVDSFACCGEITGDVRLGGGAVIRAVDNSAIYTRKLARKVAEIASRNDIPLQIGVTGGGTDASVFQGKSEVLALSVPIRYLHSEVETLHLADLEALIKLIEAITLEM, via the coding sequence ATGCTTGTTGAGGAGCTGAGGGAAATAACCGGGATCCCAGGTATTTCGGGCTACGAGGAGAGGATCCGGGAAAAGATAGCTGAGTGGCTTGAACCATACGCCGACTATGCGGTTGACACGATAGGAAACCTCACCGTCGAGCTCGGCGAGGGTGCGCTCAAGGGCATCTTCATGGCCCACGTGGACGAGATTGGGCTTCTCATAACAGGCGTAAGGCCGGACGGAAAGCTTACCTTCAGGAAGATCGGTGGAATAGACGACAGGCTCCTCTACGGCAGGCATCTCGACGTTATAACCGAGAAAGGGAAGCTCGACGGCGTTATAGGTGTCCTTCCGGTGCACCTGAACCTTGAAAGGAAGTTCGGCACCGTTACCTGGGACAAGCTCGTAATAGACATCGGGGCTGAAAGCAAGGAGGAGGCGGAAGCCCTCGGCGTTAAGGTGTTGGATTACGCGGTCTTCAAGAAGCACTTCGCGGTTCTCAAGGACCGCTATGTTTCTACGCGCTCTCTAGACGACCGTTTTGGCGTCGTTGCCCTCATTGAAGCCATAAAGGATCTCGTTGACCATGACCTCGATGGAAAGTGGATTTTCGCCTTCACCGTCCAGGAGGAGATAGGCCTCAAGGGAGCGAAGTTCTTGGCGGAGCACTACACCCCGAAGTACGCCTTTGCCGTCGATTCATTCGCCTGCTGCGGTGAGATAACCGGAGACGTAAGGCTCGGAGGGGGAGCGGTGATAAGGGCCGTAGATAACTCCGCGATTTACACGAGGAAGCTCGCCAGAAAGGTTGCCGAGATAGCGTCGAGGAACGACATCCCTCTCCAGATCGGCGTCACCGGCGGCGGAACGGACGCGTCGGTCTTCCAGGGCAAGAGCGAGGTTCTCGCCCTGAGCGTTCCGATAAGGTACCTCCACAGCGAGGTCGAGACCCTTCATCTGGCCGACCTTGAGGCGTTGATAAAGCTTATAGAGGCGATAACGCTGGAGATGTAA
- a CDS encoding carbamoyltransferase has translation MLLGIHDGHDAGAVLIDGDRLFAVNEERLNGIKKYRGFPVLSLKKVMEIAGAEPEDVEIIAVAGIFRKRKRLLEIEENLRAVFGKEFKRKVTFVEHHLAHSAAAYYTSGWRDALSVSIDAAGDGLSASVYAARDGEMIRIAQSTYLDSLGDFYASVTELLGFKPMRHEGKVMSLAAYGRPTYDLSSIIELNGLSFDNHLRFIGIEATRKLAELFDYPLRHAKEIALQMKRGNLEGELQRKAIEIAASAQAHLEELIEELGLKLVEKNLPLAYAGGVAQNVKANAVLRKIFGDDNLWVFPAMDDGGLAFGAVVFVKAQLDRLDGRWRPFRLEHVYLGPGYSKEEVEEFLKKEGVKYEEIGNASGFVADALVDGKLVGFFQGAMEFGPRALGNRSILADPRDEGVKDRLNVALKRDVFQPFAPSMLWEKAEGYLEDLGGMPNEFMTMSYSASESFRELAPAVVHVDGTTRPQAVRREINPDYYEIIKAFERRTDLGAVLNTSFNIHGEPIVCSPKDALRTAKKAGLDVLMIEGFAV, from the coding sequence ATGCTGCTCGGAATCCACGACGGTCACGACGCCGGTGCGGTTCTCATAGACGGGGATAGGTTATTCGCTGTCAATGAGGAGAGACTCAACGGGATTAAAAAATATCGAGGATTCCCGGTCTTGAGCCTGAAAAAGGTCATGGAGATAGCCGGAGCAGAACCGGAGGACGTTGAGATTATAGCCGTTGCCGGCATATTCAGGAAGAGGAAGCGCCTTCTTGAGATTGAAGAGAACCTCCGCGCGGTTTTTGGGAAGGAGTTCAAGAGGAAAGTAACTTTTGTTGAGCACCACCTGGCCCACTCAGCCGCGGCCTACTACACCTCGGGCTGGAGAGACGCCCTCTCAGTGAGTATCGATGCCGCCGGGGATGGGCTGAGCGCCTCGGTTTACGCCGCGAGAGACGGCGAGATGATACGAATCGCTCAGAGCACTTACCTAGACTCCCTGGGCGACTTCTACGCCTCAGTTACAGAGCTTCTCGGCTTCAAGCCGATGCGTCACGAGGGTAAGGTGATGAGCTTGGCCGCCTACGGCAGGCCAACCTACGACCTGAGCTCAATAATCGAGCTGAACGGTCTGAGCTTCGACAACCATCTCAGGTTTATCGGGATTGAGGCCACGAGGAAGCTCGCCGAGCTCTTTGACTACCCCCTCAGACACGCCAAGGAGATTGCCCTCCAGATGAAGCGTGGAAATCTTGAGGGTGAGCTCCAGAGGAAGGCCATAGAGATAGCCGCCAGCGCTCAAGCGCATCTGGAGGAGCTGATTGAGGAGCTCGGGCTGAAGCTCGTAGAGAAAAACCTCCCCCTCGCCTACGCCGGCGGAGTTGCCCAAAACGTCAAGGCAAACGCGGTGCTGAGGAAAATCTTTGGCGATGATAATCTCTGGGTCTTTCCGGCGATGGACGACGGCGGTTTGGCATTCGGGGCGGTGGTCTTTGTGAAGGCTCAGCTTGATAGGCTCGACGGAAGGTGGAGGCCGTTCAGGCTTGAGCACGTCTATCTTGGGCCGGGGTACTCAAAGGAGGAGGTCGAGGAATTCCTGAAGAAGGAAGGGGTCAAGTACGAAGAGATAGGGAACGCCTCCGGCTTCGTTGCCGATGCTCTCGTTGATGGGAAGCTCGTTGGCTTCTTCCAGGGAGCAATGGAGTTTGGGCCGAGGGCTCTGGGCAACCGTTCCATTTTAGCCGACCCGAGGGATGAGGGCGTCAAGGATAGGCTCAACGTTGCATTGAAGAGAGACGTCTTCCAGCCCTTCGCGCCCTCCATGCTCTGGGAGAAAGCCGAAGGATACCTCGAAGACCTCGGCGGGATGCCGAACGAGTTCATGACGATGAGCTACAGCGCGAGTGAAAGCTTTAGGGAGCTTGCCCCGGCAGTCGTTCACGTGGACGGTACAACGAGGCCGCAGGCGGTGAGGAGGGAGATAAACCCGGATTACTACGAGATCATCAAAGCCTTCGAGCGGAGAACTGACCTGGGTGCGGTGCTGAACACGAGCTTCAACATACACGGCGAGCCGATAGTCTGCTCACCGAAGGATGCGCTTAGGACTGCCAAAAAAGCGGGTCTTGACGTCCTTATGATTGAGGGTTTTGCAGTTTGA